ACGCTTTCAGGACCAAGGGTCACATAGGTCGCGGGTGGGGTGCCCGTTGGGGGCGCATCGAAGATGTCCGACCCGACCAGCGCGGCGACCGAGACATTCCCGGCGATCTGCTGATAGATGGCCGCCTGCAGGGCGGCAGCGACGCTGTAGCTCATAGGTAAAGCTCCTCACGTGCTTGGCAGATCAGGAAACGGCCCTGCGGGTCCCGGTCTGCGACAGTTTCGATCACCAGCGTCTGGATTTCGTCGCGAAAGCGCTGGCCGGGCACCGGGCGGCTGGAGGCCCCGACCGGAGCACTGCGTACCGTCACCTTGTATTTCTGGACCTGGGCCGCGATACCGCCACGGCTGACGGTCGATCCGGCACCCGGAAGGACCTCTGCCCAGAGCATGCCGAGCGTGGACCAGACTTGCTGATAGCCGCCCGATCCATCCGGCACATCCTGGGATACTTCCAACATGACGGGGCGGTTCAGACGCGGGATCATGACTGCCCACCGACCATGCTAAGACGCATCGGGCGATAGCGTTCGATCAACGCGGTGACGCCGAAGGGGGTGCATCCCTGACCCAGGGCCAGATCATTGCGGTACTCATAGTAATGTGCAGCCATCAACAGCACGGCCTGCGCAAGGTCCGGCGGCACATCTGACCAGACCTCGGCGCTGCCCGCGTTGATCGAAATCTCGACCCGACCATTGTCCGGGATCGTCGGCAGGCTGCCGTCTACGGATCGCAGAGCCGGACGATAGCTGTCCTCGACAATCTTGAAATCCGTACTGTCATAGGCATAGCCGACGCCCGCTTCATTCACCACGGTGACGGCAAAGATCGAGCGAACCGGAGCCAGCGGAAAGACCTGCCGGTCCGCCGACTGCCACTCCGACAGGGACAGCACGAAATTACGTGCATACAGCGCCTGCCCGGTGCGCCCTTCGATCGACGAGATTGCCGCTCGAAGGTAGCCTTCCAGCACCTGGTTCTGCAGGGTATCCTCGGCAAAACCGGATCCCATGCGCAGGTGTTCCTTGAAGTGGTCGATCGGCAGAACCGCCGTCGGAGTCTTGTTTTCTTCGATCAATATCATGGTTTTCTCCGATGATCGCGACGGTTTCGGCTGGCCCCGCAGGGCGGCGCGAACGACTTTTCCCTCTCCGGCGCGTGTCTCCCAACGTTGCTCGGACGGAGGGAGCTGCTGGACAACGCATGCAGAAGACACGCGCCCGGTGAGGCCGAAGACCCGGCCCCACCGATCCGCCGCTCGCTGTTACGATGCGGCGAATTTCAGCAGCTTGATCGCGGCGAAATCGCTGACGTCACCGCCCACCCGCTTGGTGGCATAGAAAAGCACATGCGGCTTGGCACTGAAGGGATCACGCAGGATGCGCAGGTCCGGACGCTCGGCCACCGTATAGCCGGCATGGAAATCCCCAAAGGCGATCGCATAGCTGCCGCTCGAAATGTCGGGCATGTCCTCGGCGATCAGTACCGGATAGCCCATCAGGCGCGCAGGTTCACCAGCCGCCAGCCCATCGGACCACAGGAAGCGACCGTCGCCATCCTTCAGCTTGCGCACCGCACCGGCGGTCTTCGAATTCATCACGAAGGTGCCATTTGCGCGGTAACGGGCACCAAGCGCATAGACCAGATCGACGATCGCATCGGCTGGCTCGGAGGGATCGAAACCACCCGAGGTGCCGGTGGCGATATACCCGAGGTTATCCCAGCTCCAGGAGCTTTCAGCGACCTTGGTGTGGGTCAGAAAACCCATCGGTTTGTCGGCACCATCCCCGTTGACGAAGGCATCGGCCTCAGCGCGGGCAAACTTGTCGGCGATGCGTTCGGCCAGCCAGCTTTCGATGTCGAAGGCGCTGTCGTCAAGCAGGCGCTGCGAGGCCTTCGGCAGGGCCGAAAGTTCATGCAACGGGATCGAGATCCGGTCGACACCGGGCGTCGAGGTTTCCGAGACCGAGGTTTCGTCGTCCCAACCCGCTCCGACGTCGGAGGTATCGACCAGCACGTCATAGGAGGTCGCATTGACGTTCACTACATTGGCGACCTGGCGGATCGAGGCGGCGGAGTTCATCACCGACTGGATCGTGTCCGAAGTCACCGGATCCACCAGGTAGCCACCGTCGCCGGTCAGACTGGCCAGTGCCTTGCCTTCCAGGTCAAGGCTGCGCAGGCCGTCGTCATCGCCGGTGCGCACATAGGCGGCAAAGGCCTTCTGATGGGGTGCCTCGACTTCGGCAGCATTGGCAAGCGCCGGGCGGGCGGCGGTCAGGGATTTGCGGTCAAGCATGGTAAATCGGCTTTCCTGTTGTTGCAGTCGTTCCTGAATGTCGGACTGGAAGTCCTTGAACTCCCTCATGAAACCCGTCATTGCGGATTTCACCTCAGCCATCGGAGACACAATCTCCCCGTGCCGAGAACTCTTCTCGGTCAATCCCATCGACTTCTCCTTGGATGGTAGGTGAGAGCGCCCTAGCGGGAGCCCAGTTCGGCGCCCGCGTCCCGCAGGGCAGCCGCCAGTTCGCGCAGGTCGTCGTCCAGGGGGTCGACCCCGGACTTGGCAGCGACCCGCGCACTTGGCAGCATCGGGAAGGTCACAAGCGACACCTCCCAAAGCTCCAGTTCCGTCAGGAGCCGACGGCCCCCGGTGTCCTTCGCCGCGCGCTTGGTGCGATAGCCGATCGACAGCCCGTCGATGGCCCCGGCCTGGATCAGCGCGGCGGCCTCGCGGCCCTTTGCGACGGCCTCCAGCAGACGCCCCTTGACCCAAAGGCCGGTGCCGTCCTCGCGGATCTCGTCCCAGACACCGATGGGCTGCGCCGGATCGTGCTGCCATAGCATCTTGATCCGCCGCCCCTGCGCCGCCAACCCGGCCAGCGAGGCCGCATAGGCCCCGGTCTGGACAACATCGCCGCCCTGATCCGTGGCGCCAAAGCGCGAGGCGTAGCCTTCGATCACCATGCCGTCTTCCTTGACGGTCAGATCCTCGTCGAAGCGGCAGAACTTCTGTTCCAGCCCGTTCATCGTTTCTTGCATCTCGGTCTCCTCGTGGTGCCGGGTTTCAGGGCAGCCGTTCGATGATGGATTGAAAGGCCTGGGCCAGAATGACCCCGACGACGCCGTAAACGGTGATCCACAGACGCTTTTCCATACGCTCGATGATGACGTTCAGCCGGTCGATCCGCTCGTTCAGCGCCGCGATCTGCAGGGCGCTGACGCGTTCATGCGCTTCCAGCTTCAACGATGGGGCACATTGGAAATCATAGCTTACCGGCGTAATCTTGCGTGCCTCACCCATCGGTTTCGGCCATCGGCGGCAGGCCCAGCATTGCGCGTTTTTCGGCCGGGCTCAGAAAATCGGCCTCGCTGACCCGCTTCCATTGCGCATCCCGTTCCGGCGCCAATGCGGGCACCTGGTCAAGGTCGGGCGACAGGGTCAGGTCTTCGCCGATGTAGCGCTCAAGCCATTCGCAGACCGCCGCCGAAACCCGTGTTGCCAGCGGCAGAACCGTCAGGCGATAGAAGGCCCGGTGCGCTTCCTGATAATTGGCGTAGATCGCGTCGCCCTGGATCCCCAGCAGCATCGGCGGCACGCCAAAGGCCAGGGCAATCTCGCGCGCGGCGGCTTCCTTGGTTTTCTGGAATTCCATGTCCGAGGGACTGAAACCCATCGGCTTCCAGTCCAGCCCACCTTCGAGCAACATCGGCCGCCCGGCATTGCGCGCACCTTGATGGTGCATCTCCATCTCCGACACCAGACGATCATACTGATCGGTGGTCATCGCCCCGTCGCCACCCATACCGTTGTAGACGATGGCCCCGGACGGCCGCGCCGCATTGTCCAGCAGCGCCTTCGACCAGCGGGTCGCGCTGTTGTGCACGTCCAGCGCGGTGGCTGCTGCCTGCATCGGGGACAACCCGTAGTGGTCGTCCTGTGGGTGAAAGCTTTTCAGGTGGCAAATCGGCGGGCGCTCTCCACTGACGTCAAAGCGATGCTTGCGCCCGTTCACGGTGTAATCAAAGGCCACGGGCCAGCCATCCGCTCCCGGCACCAGGCTCATCCGGTCGCTGCGCAGCACGTGCAACTCAAACGGAATGCCGGTTTCGATCGCCACGGCCTCTAGGTAGGCATTGCCGGTCAGCAGCAACTGCCCGTAAAGCGCTTCGAACATCTC
The Pseudooceanicola algae genome window above contains:
- a CDS encoding head-tail adaptor protein; its protein translation is MIPRLNRPVMLEVSQDVPDGSGGYQQVWSTLGMLWAEVLPGAGSTVSRGGIAAQVQKYKVTVRSAPVGASSRPVPGQRFRDEIQTLVIETVADRDPQGRFLICQAREELYL
- a CDS encoding head-tail connector protein: MILIEENKTPTAVLPIDHFKEHLRMGSGFAEDTLQNQVLEGYLRAAISSIEGRTGQALYARNFVLSLSEWQSADRQVFPLAPVRSIFAVTVVNEAGVGYAYDSTDFKIVEDSYRPALRSVDGSLPTIPDNGRVEISINAGSAEVWSDVPPDLAQAVLLMAAHYYEYRNDLALGQGCTPFGVTALIERYRPMRLSMVGGQS
- a CDS encoding phage major capsid protein → MGLTEKSSRHGEIVSPMAEVKSAMTGFMREFKDFQSDIQERLQQQESRFTMLDRKSLTAARPALANAAEVEAPHQKAFAAYVRTGDDDGLRSLDLEGKALASLTGDGGYLVDPVTSDTIQSVMNSAASIRQVANVVNVNATSYDVLVDTSDVGAGWDDETSVSETSTPGVDRISIPLHELSALPKASQRLLDDSAFDIESWLAERIADKFARAEADAFVNGDGADKPMGFLTHTKVAESSWSWDNLGYIATGTSGGFDPSEPADAIVDLVYALGARYRANGTFVMNSKTAGAVRKLKDGDGRFLWSDGLAAGEPARLMGYPVLIAEDMPDISSGSYAIAFGDFHAGYTVAERPDLRILRDPFSAKPHVLFYATKRVGGDVSDFAAIKLLKFAAS
- a CDS encoding HK97 family phage prohead protease, with amino-acid sequence MQETMNGLEQKFCRFDEDLTVKEDGMVIEGYASRFGATDQGGDVVQTGAYAASLAGLAAQGRRIKMLWQHDPAQPIGVWDEIREDGTGLWVKGRLLEAVAKGREAAALIQAGAIDGLSIGYRTKRAAKDTGGRRLLTELELWEVSLVTFPMLPSARVAAKSGVDPLDDDLRELAAALRDAGAELGSR
- a CDS encoding GTA head formation protein, RCAP_rcc01685 family — protein: MGEARKITPVSYDFQCAPSLKLEAHERVSALQIAALNERIDRLNVIIERMEKRLWITVYGVVGVILAQAFQSIIERLP
- a CDS encoding phage portal protein: MGVIDYFRREATVSAAPEQKASVTGKLVAMQAAGGRVAWTPRDAVSLTRNGFAGNPVGFRAVKMIAEACAALPLVLNDRARRYDEHPVISLLKSPNQAQGRAEMFEALYGQLLLTGNAYLEAVAIETGIPFELHVLRSDRMSLVPGADGWPVAFDYTVNGRKHRFDVSGERPPICHLKSFHPQDDHYGLSPMQAAATALDVHNSATRWSKALLDNAARPSGAIVYNGMGGDGAMTTDQYDRLVSEMEMHHQGARNAGRPMLLEGGLDWKPMGFSPSDMEFQKTKEAAAREIALAFGVPPMLLGIQGDAIYANYQEAHRAFYRLTVLPLATRVSAAVCEWLERYIGEDLTLSPDLDQVPALAPERDAQWKRVSEADFLSPAEKRAMLGLPPMAETDG